AAGCAGCATGGCAACTAAGTATCCAGCGCCTGAAGCAAACCCAAAGACTTGAAGCGACCCGCCGATGAACAGGGTGATGCCGAGGAGAGTACCTGCATAGCTCATCGTGACTTCTGCCGTGCCAAGGGGCAAAAGGGCGAGGCGATCTTGCTTCCAGCCATCTAATCGAATCTGGATCAGCTTCGCAAAAGTGAGGCCGCACAACACTCCGATTGCTAGCCCCAGACCTGCGACGAGATAGGGCGGTTGGTTGATGGGCGTGTATTCCAGCAAGATTTCGCTGGGATCAAGATCACCAAAGAAATCACTGAGCGCATCAAGGTCGGCTTGATCTAACTCGATGGGCATGAGGTCAGGGGCTACTCCCATAACAATGAGGTTGTGAGTTTGAGGTGAACGTGTTGGGGGACCCTAAGCGGCAGCTAGTGGGTTCAGTTGTTGCAGCATGCGCCCAGCTATGCGACGAGGGCTGAAGGTGCGTCCGATCAGGGAGGTCAGGGACCTGATGTCTTCTGTGCTGAGGCGATCGTCCCGCACAAGGGTGAGCAGCATTCGTTTGCGTAGGTCGGCGCCATCCTTACTCAGCAGTAAGCGCAAACCTGCCCCTGCAACTGGAATCAGCTCAGCGCCAGGTGTGGGAGCATCACTGCCTACGACTTCGAGCAGGCTTTCCAGTCGTTCGAGGCGAAGATGCCCTTCTGAATCAAACAAGACTTCTAACAGTTTTTCGCGCATCTCTTTGGTGTCTCCAGCTAGGAGACGTTTGGCCACGTAGGGGTAGGCCACTGCAATGATTTTGAACTCTGGATCGAGGCGAAGGGCAAGACCTTCCTGGCTCACGACTGCGCGGATGATGAGGGCGAACCGAGCTGGCACTCGGAATGGATAGTCGTACATCAATTCCGAAAAGCGATCGGTAATGGCTTTGAAATTGAAGGTTCCCACGGAGTCACCCAGGCTTCCGCCCAACACTTCTCTCAGCGGAGGAATGATCGACTCCAGATCTGCGTTAGGTGCCAAAAATCCCAACGTTTGGAAATCGTTGGCCAGGGCTGAAAAGTCTTTGTTAATGAGGTGAACGACCGCACCAGTGAGTGTTAAACGGTCGGAATTACTGATCGAATCCATCATTCCGAAGTCCACGTAGGCCACGTGACCGAGATCTCCTGTTTGACCACTCAGGGCAAATAAGTTTCCTGGGTGAGGATCTGCATGAAAGTATCCGTATTCGAGAAGTTGTTGTAGGCCGCTGATGACACCCGTGCGGATGAGGGCGGGGGGATTGAGACGTTGAGCTTTCAACTCCTGCCGATCTCTCATCTTGGTTCCATGAATCCAGGAGGTGGTGAGCACACGCCTTGCTGAAAGCAGTCGCTCTACTTTTGGAATCGTGACGGCTGGATTATCAGCAAACAGGGCTGAAAAGCGTTCGGCGTTGTCGGCTTCGCAGTAGTAATCAATTTCTTCAAACAAGCTGCGACCAAACTCATCGATGATCTCTCCCAATCCGAAGCCCAAGTTGAGAGGTAGAAAAGGTGCACCCAAAACGCCCAGGGTGCGAATCAGCACCATGTCGCGGCGCAAAATAAAGGCGAGATTGGGCCGCTGCACCTTCACGGCAACCCAATGCTGACCATGCAAACGAGCCTTGTAGACCTGACCCAGGCTGGCTGCAGCAACAGGCACGTCCGGGAAGTCTTCGAAGAGTTGCTCCACCGGAGCTCCTAGCTCCTCTTCAACGGTTTGAAGTGCGATCGCGTGATCGAAAGAGGGAAGATCGTCCTGAAGCTTGGTGAGTTCATCGAGCCAATCGCGTCGGATCAGATCAGGCCGTGTGGACAGCGCTTGTCCCACTTTGATGAAACAGGGCCCCAGATTTGTCAGGGTGCGAAGCAGGGTTCTGGCCAGTTTGCGCTGCACCTCGGAATCTTTGCTTCTGCCACGAAGTAGCAAGCTGACCACTAAACCAGTCAGTGCCCAGATAATTTGGAACAGCCGCGGTAGATAAATCCAGGGTCTCAGTAAGAGCCAGCGCGCATCTTTTCCCGGTGCGTAGCGCATCTGGGCTTTACAAACGTCTTTCGATTGGGTGTTGTTGGCCAAACTGGTTCGCTCTGCCATATCCAACACGTTTCAGTCTTAAGAGCGTGAATCTTAGGCAGGTTGTTCCTTTCAATCGTTTCATGGGCTTGTTTGCGCCCCCTGCCCTACGCGATCAGTGTTCTGAGTGATCAACGTTCGTTGCGATCAAGTTGGTAAAGCGATCGATTTGGCTGGACTGAAGAAGCGCAGGCCCTTATGCACTCCTTAATTCCGTTGCTACGGCCTGACCAGCGGCAGTCTCTGCATTTGCCGGTGCATGGTCGGGGCAGATCCTTGCCGCCAGCTCTGAAGCGTCTGCTGCGGCAGCCACCCGGTAGTTGGGATCTTCCAGAACTTCCTGAGATTGGTGGGCCTCTTGAGAAGGAAGGTGCTGTTGCAGATGCGCAAGCACGACTGGCTTCCCAGTTGGGTGTTGCCGCTTGTTGGTTCGGTGTCAACGGTTCAACCGGTTTGCTTCAAGCAGCGCTTTCTGCCCTGGCTGGACCTGGCCAGGCGGTGTTATTGCCGCGCAACGCGCATCGCAGCTTGATTGCCGCCTGCGTGTTGGGAGGGATTCGGCCTGTGTTTTTACCTGTTCCATTCCTCTCTGATCGTGGACATCCAGGTGCGATGTCTGCGCAGGGGTTGGAGAGCGCGCTCACAGCCCTTCCTTCCATTCCTGAGTCGATCGTGGGCGCCGTGTTGGTGCATCCCACCTATCACGGTTATGCGTCCGACCCAACCCCTTTAATCGCAGTCCTGCATCGTCTCGGCTTGCCCGTGCTTGTGGATGAAGCGCATGGCACCCACTTTGCTTTCGCTGGTGGGGAAGCCTTACCTCGATCCTCCCTTCATGCGGGCGCTGACCTCGTCGTGCATTCCTTGCACAAATCAGCACCTGGTCTCGGGCAGACAGCTGTGCTTTGGCTTCAAGGCACGCGTGTGAATTCTGCAGCAGTGCAAGCGTCATTGCTCAGGTTTCAGACCAGCAGCCCCAGTGCCTTGTTGTTGGCTTCCTGTGAGGCCACTTTGAATTGGATGCTGACCCCAAGGTGGGAGCGTTTGCTGCAGCGAAGATTGAAACAGGCCCGTCAGCTTGCCGCTCGACTTGATGCTGCAGGACTGCCATTGAGACGCAGTGATGACCACTTGCGTTTGATTTTGGTGACGGCGGAGAAGGGAATCAGTGGTTTGGATGCCGATGCATGGTTGATGCAGCGTGGATTGATCGCCGAACTGCCAGAACCCTTTTGTTTGACCTTTTGCCTGGGCTTAGCGTCTCAGCGTGGGTTGGCCCAACGCATGCAACGACTTTGGCGCAG
The window above is part of the Synechococcus sp. WH 8020 genome. Proteins encoded here:
- a CDS encoding ABC1 kinase family protein; the encoded protein is MRYAPGKDARWLLLRPWIYLPRLFQIIWALTGLVVSLLLRGRSKDSEVQRKLARTLLRTLTNLGPCFIKVGQALSTRPDLIRRDWLDELTKLQDDLPSFDHAIALQTVEEELGAPVEQLFEDFPDVPVAAASLGQVYKARLHGQHWVAVKVQRPNLAFILRRDMVLIRTLGVLGAPFLPLNLGFGLGEIIDEFGRSLFEEIDYYCEADNAERFSALFADNPAVTIPKVERLLSARRVLTTSWIHGTKMRDRQELKAQRLNPPALIRTGVISGLQQLLEYGYFHADPHPGNLFALSGQTGDLGHVAYVDFGMMDSISNSDRLTLTGAVVHLINKDFSALANDFQTLGFLAPNADLESIIPPLREVLGGSLGDSVGTFNFKAITDRFSELMYDYPFRVPARFALIIRAVVSQEGLALRLDPEFKIIAVAYPYVAKRLLAGDTKEMREKLLEVLFDSEGHLRLERLESLLEVVGSDAPTPGAELIPVAGAGLRLLLSKDGADLRKRMLLTLVRDDRLSTEDIRSLTSLIGRTFSPRRIAGRMLQQLNPLAAA
- a CDS encoding aminotransferase class I/II-fold pyridoxal phosphate-dependent enzyme, coding for MHSLIPLLRPDQRQSLHLPVHGRGRSLPPALKRLLRQPPGSWDLPELPEIGGPLEKEGAVADAQARLASQLGVAACWFGVNGSTGLLQAALSALAGPGQAVLLPRNAHRSLIAACVLGGIRPVFLPVPFLSDRGHPGAMSAQGLESALTALPSIPESIVGAVLVHPTYHGYASDPTPLIAVLHRLGLPVLVDEAHGTHFAFAGGEALPRSSLHAGADLVVHSLHKSAPGLGQTAVLWLQGTRVNSAAVQASLLRFQTSSPSALLLASCEATLNWMLTPRWERLLQRRLKQARQLAARLDAAGLPLRRSDDHLRLILVTAEKGISGLDADAWLMQRGLIAELPEPFCLTFCLGLASQRGLAQRMQRLWRRLQASHPSSGPLDPLLLPPLQTCSTPELLPALAVRAPACELSIHDSAGRIAAEMICPYPPGIPLLIPGERIGSDRLEWLLSLHRRWPEQVPGMVKVLAEEPQA